The genomic region CGGATGGTTCACACGCCTGCGCCTGCGGGAAGCGGCGCGTTACCTCGAGTTCAGCAGCTGCGCCAATTGGCGGCGGCCGCTCGCGCCCGTCAGCATCTTGGCGAGCTTGCGCGCCGAGAGAAACTGCTTGATCAGGCGGTTGACTTCCATCACGTTGGTCCCGCTCCCGCGCGCGATCCGCTTCTTGCGGCTGCCGTTGATGAGCGTATGGTCGCGCCGCTCCCGCCGGGTCATCGAATCGATGATCGCGACGACGCGCTTCATCTCCCGTTCCGGCACCTGCCCCTCCATGGCTCCGCGGAGCTTCTGGCCCCCCGGCAGCATGCCCAGGATCTGATCCAACGAGCCGAGCTTGTTGACCTGTGCCAACTGGGCGCGGAAATCCTCCAGCGTAAAGGTATTGCTCGTCAGCCGCTTCTGCGCTTCTTCCGCCTGCTCGCGCGTGAACGTTTCCTGCGCCTTCTCGATCAGGGACAGCACGTCGCCCATCCCCAGAATACGGGACGCCATGCGGTCCGGATGGAACAGTTCCAGCGCATCGAGCTTTTCCCCGACGCCCAGGAACTTGATCGGCTGGCCGGTCACCGCACGGATGGAGAGCACGGCGCCGCCCCGCGCATCGCCTTCCACTTTGGTGAGGATGATGCCCGTCACCCCGACGCGCTCGTGAAACTGCGTGGCCATGTTGACCGCGTCCTGTCCGGTCATGGCGTCGGCGACCAGCAGCACTTCGTGGGGTTTCACCGCGGCTTTCACCGCGACGAGTTCGCCCATCAACTCATCGTCGACATGCAGGCGCCCGCCCGTATCCAGTACGACCACGTCGAACCCCTGGTCCGTTCCGCGCCGGACGCCGTCTTGACAGATGCGCACGACGTCGGTCTGCGAAGCCCCGGCCTGGTCCTGCCGGTGCACGTCGATCTGAAGATCCCGTCCCAAAGACGCCAATTGATCGCCTGCGGCGGGGCGGCGGGGATCTGCCGCAACCAGCAGCACGCGCCGGCCTTGCTGTTTGAAGAACCGGGCCAGCTTGCCGCAGGTCGTGGTCTTGCCGGCGCCTTGGAGTCCGACCATCATGACGACGGTCGGCGGCGCCGACGATAGTGCAAGCCCGGCCTTCTCCCCGCCCATCATGGCGCGGAGTTCGTCCCAGACCACTTTCACGACCTGGTGGCCCGGCGTCAGGCTCTGCATGACTTCCTGGCCGACGGCCTTCTTGCCGACCCGTTCGACGAAGTCTTTGACGATCTTGAAATTCACGTCCGCCTCGAGCAAGGCCAGGCGGACTTCCTTCATGGCTTCCGCGATGTTCTGCTCGGTGAGTACACCGGAGCCGCGGAGCTTCTTCAGGATTTTTTCGAATTTTTCGCTGAGCGCGTCGAGCATATCGTCACAAAGAAAAAGGCAATCGAAGCCGCTGTATCCAGATCTCCGATCGCCTCGAAAAATCTAGCAAAAGAGCACCGGGCAGTCTAATGAACCGTGCCGGTGAAGTCAAGGGATCGACGCGAGCATTTTGTTGACATGCCCGGGACCTTTCGCTATGGTCCTGAACATGAATCGCTGAGTGTCCTCAACGGGTTATGAGGTCGTGATCGTGAGAAAATCTCCCTGGGTTCTCCTCATCTTTCTGCTCATCGGTGGACTTCTGGGCGGGATTCTGGGAGAGATTCTCCGCGTCATGGCGCCCCAAGGCACCATTCAAGCCGTATTCGCGACCAACTTTACCCCGG from Nitrospira japonica harbors:
- a CDS encoding DUF4321 domain-containing protein; the encoded protein is MRKSPWVLLIFLLIGGLLGGILGEILRVMAPQGTIQAVFATNFTPGISPPLTIDLILIKLTLGFSLKISLLSLLGMFLGVYLYKNV
- the ffh gene encoding signal recognition particle protein, giving the protein MLDALSEKFEKILKKLRGSGVLTEQNIAEAMKEVRLALLEADVNFKIVKDFVERVGKKAVGQEVMQSLTPGHQVVKVVWDELRAMMGGEKAGLALSSAPPTVVMMVGLQGAGKTTTCGKLARFFKQQGRRVLLVAADPRRPAAGDQLASLGRDLQIDVHRQDQAGASQTDVVRICQDGVRRGTDQGFDVVVLDTGGRLHVDDELMGELVAVKAAVKPHEVLLVADAMTGQDAVNMATQFHERVGVTGIILTKVEGDARGGAVLSIRAVTGQPIKFLGVGEKLDALELFHPDRMASRILGMGDVLSLIEKAQETFTREQAEEAQKRLTSNTFTLEDFRAQLAQVNKLGSLDQILGMLPGGQKLRGAMEGQVPEREMKRVVAIIDSMTRRERRDHTLINGSRKKRIARGSGTNVMEVNRLIKQFLSARKLAKMLTGASGRRQLAQLLNSR